Proteins encoded within one genomic window of Clostridia bacterium:
- a CDS encoding helix-turn-helix domain-containing protein: MNNNELGERISALRKECGLTQRQLAEQLNTTDKTISKWETGRNVPDLDTLNRMAAIFGCNLETLVNGTVVETETSAGRRHRVSWRVWMILAVVLAVVVTVVTVPSVLLGGEINGRTARKIEIGMNEADMLLTLGTPHSTTYTGGEGDVPGQIVYLYFEASFEKKYRRLLKLTSELPKDYYRGGAVGIFTGADITDWEMRAKAFGQYAKMYEAMQDVYGTVHRCIAVSVNRDTHKVDGVAYDTHAILGEAYKTEKTKKSRSFEFNQEFILSESSLAEGGLTYKAKYSDGSYRVAVVYQLDDLPAAADGPYTVSIDNGWCVERVLLVAHANSVTVVCDETDGSVTGTGYYDAGQSVTVTATEGNNRRFVGWYEDGEQVSSDYEYTYVNEGAKRTLEAKFEIADFTKERGFEAFLVTRHEVGPMISGYNKARYSYPLTELKIPDKIAVIDRRALMSAPFQTLTCPDSLVLIGDSAFSDCKNLSTVNLDVNIRSIEGRAFYGCVNLRYINYAGTKAQWQNVFKASSYLEGVTSCVIHCSDGNVAP, translated from the coding sequence ATGAACAACAACGAATTAGGAGAACGGATCAGCGCATTGCGCAAGGAATGCGGCCTCACGCAGCGGCAGTTGGCGGAGCAGTTGAACACTACGGACAAGACGATCAGCAAGTGGGAAACGGGGCGTAACGTGCCCGACCTCGACACGCTCAACCGTATGGCCGCGATATTCGGTTGCAATTTGGAAACTCTGGTCAACGGTACCGTCGTCGAGACCGAAACGTCGGCGGGGCGTAGACACCGCGTTTCGTGGCGCGTGTGGATGATTTTGGCCGTCGTTTTGGCGGTCGTGGTCACCGTGGTCACAGTGCCTTCCGTGTTGTTGGGCGGGGAAATCAACGGCCGTACTGCGCGCAAGATCGAGATAGGTATGAACGAAGCAGACATGCTGCTGACGTTAGGTACGCCGCATTCTACGACGTACACGGGTGGAGAGGGTGACGTGCCCGGACAAATCGTCTACCTGTATTTCGAGGCGAGTTTCGAAAAGAAATATCGGCGGCTTCTCAAGTTGACGAGCGAGTTGCCGAAGGACTATTATCGCGGTGGTGCAGTCGGCATTTTCACGGGTGCGGACATCACCGATTGGGAGATGCGAGCCAAAGCGTTTGGGCAATATGCGAAGATGTACGAGGCAATGCAGGACGTGTACGGCACCGTCCATCGGTGCATTGCGGTGTCCGTCAATCGCGACACGCACAAGGTGGACGGCGTGGCATACGACACGCACGCCATTCTCGGCGAAGCGTATAAAACAGAAAAAACGAAAAAGAGCCGTAGCTTTGAATTTAATCAGGAGTTTATTTTGAGCGAATCATCGCTTGCCGAAGGCGGGCTAACGTATAAGGCGAAGTACAGCGACGGCAGTTATCGCGTCGCCGTCGTGTATCAACTGGACGATTTGCCTGCCGCGGCGGACGGTCCATATACCGTTTCCATCGACAACGGCTGGTGCGTCGAACGCGTATTGTTGGTGGCGCACGCCAACAGCGTAACGGTCGTCTGCGACGAAACCGACGGCTCCGTGACGGGCACGGGTTACTACGACGCGGGGCAGTCCGTCACCGTGACGGCCACCGAAGGGAACAATCGTCGCTTCGTCGGGTGGTATGAGGACGGCGAGCAGGTGTCGAGCGATTACGAGTACACCTATGTCAACGAGGGCGCCAAACGTACGCTGGAAGCAAAGTTCGAGATTGCGGACTTCACTAAAGAGCGGGGGTTCGAGGCGTTTCTCGTGACGCGTCACGAGGTCGGCCCCATGATCAGCGGATACAACAAGGCCAGGTATTCGTATCCTCTGACGGAATTGAAAATCCCCGACAAGATTGCCGTTATCGATAGGCGCGCGTTGATGTCTGCGCCGTTCCAGACGCTGACTTGTCCCGATAGTCTGGTTCTCATCGGCGATTCGGCGTTTAGCGATTGTAAAAATCTAAGTACCGTCAACCTCGACGTGAATATTCGCTCCATCGAGGGCAGGGCTTTTTACGGTTGCGTGAACTTGCGCTATATTAATTACGCAGGCACCAAGGCGCAATGGCAAAATGTTTTCAAGGCGAGCAGTTATCTTGAGGGTGTGACTTCGTGCGTGATACATTGCTCGGACGGCAACGTCGCGCCATAG